DNA from Brassica napus cultivar Da-Ae chromosome C4, Da-Ae, whole genome shotgun sequence:
aatttttattttcttttttaaaaaataaaaactcttccaaaattttctaaaaacttaaaaagatctttaaaattccaaaaaattgaaaaaataaagaaattttttataaaattaattttgaaattaaaatagaaaataaaattttattttttcttttcgtgaaAAGTTCgtgtttttttgaaaagaaaaaataaaattttattttccataattttattttctattttaatttcaaaattaattttataaaaaaattctattttaatttcaaaattaattttataaaaaatttctattttaatttcaaaattaattttataaaaaaattctttattttttcaattttttggaattttaaagatctttttaagtttttagaaaattttggaagagtttttattttttaaaaaagaaaataaaattttatttttaattttaatttctaaattaattttataaaaatcttctttattttttaaatttttttggaattttaaagatcttattaagtttttagagaattttttatatttaatatgtaccaaataaaagtaaacatgttagtaaaTACATTGAAAGTGCCAGTAGCCCAGTGGTAAAGTTTCATCTGatttgaaaacgacgtcgtttcacttaacgccaacaataaacgacgtcaaatatttctgttaaatttgttgacgTCGTGCTAAATTGACAAAtcaatgaaagtttggtgtttttttggtcagcccaaaagttcatttttttttggcaattcgTACAAAGTTGAAGTTTTTTTAGACCGAATTCTCAATTAGTAAACCATAAATTCAAATGTAGTGTATTTTTGAGTAATGGTAATCCAGTTGTAATTTCGCATTCTTCAATCTTCATACTGGCTTCCCTACGAGACTCAGATATAGGAATACATTTTTTTAGTATACATTAAGAACACTTATTTACAAGATGTTTACACATAAGATTGATCATAATGAAAACATTGAAACATGACTCATCCCTGACGTTACAAAAGCcgcaaacatttttttttttggaaaactgaAAACTTGAGAACTTCATCTACCTTTATCTTTTTTGTTCTCCCTTTTCTTGGTAGGTTTCTTCAAGTTAGGAAAAATCAGACACCATTTGTGACAACAACATtgaatctaaaaaaaatcaaaatttaactcCCGACAGTTCCAAGAATCTTGGAAACACGATCTGAAGCCTTAGGGCAAAACAGCTTCTTCAGTTCTTGATACCTCTCAACATCAAACTCATCAAGACTCATCAATTTCCTCTGTTTAGCCTCGAACCTGCTTTGGTAAAACCCTTCAAAAGAAGGCTCTTTCGACGTCCTGAGGAAGAACGCATACCCAGCCATAAAGTACATGGACGTGACATAGAAACAGATTGGCTCCATCACGTCCCACGAGAGTTCCCAAAACACCTTCTTTGGGACACAATTTGCACACTCTAACACACACACATGATATTGTCTATCAAGATTTCAACTTTTATTATCCTAACACCCCCAAAACCTGTTAGCAAACGATACTAAAGCTtcccaactctctctctctctctctcttaatttTTTCATATTGGGTTATGTATCAATGGTTTTGTTTTGGGAAGGGATGGAAAGAAAAGATATTGGTGGTCTCTGTAGAAACtgttcttcttcatcaccaCGTCAAAATTGGGAACCTCCTACGTGATACTCTGGTTTTGAGTTGTCCTGTTGAATTGGGAGCAAAAGAAAGAGATACGACAACCCATGGAAAAAAGGTATCAGTTTTCGGTATCTTCAAGATCAAAAATCGAAAGAAGAAAACCTAATtcgttttttattttcagaGAGCTTTAATCTCTCCCAATCAGTTCAAGCAGCTGCATACTCAAGCGATTCATTTCACAGGTAACATTGATTCAATGTAGACACTAGACAAGATGAGGAAAGTACCTGATCCGGTCTAAGACAAACGGAACCTCCCAAAACGATGACGTTTGCTGAATCGTCAAGCATCTTCGCTATTCTAGCTCCGTGCTCCGGATCCGACGAAGCTTCACAGCAAACGCCGACGAACTCCGAATACGTCATCCAGCTTCTCCCCGTCTCTCTGAGCTTCGTCTTCACCATCTCCATCTGCGCCGCTCTCAGAACTTTCTTCGTATCCTCCACCGTCAATCTCGGCGGAGCGATCCCGTCTAATCGGATTCGATCCTTGCTACCGTCGATTTCGCGGAGCTTCTCGATCAAGCTCTCTCCCAACAGAATTTGCATGATCTCCGGCCGGATCACGGCGGTGTTGTGGAAGAACCGCCGCGAGATCCCGGAGTCTCCGGGCTCCGGGGCGATTCTGGTTCGCACGGATACCGAAGAAGACGATGTGCGGCAATTCGTTAGACTCTGCCACGATTGGTTCGAGATGTTGAAGATACGCTTCGATAAAAGCTTCCTCATCGCCATTGATGAACAGAGAGGAGAGAAATATcagaaatataaataattaattaatttaatgaaaTATAAACAGAGAGACAAAGGGTTATATCCATGTTCAAAAACGCGGCCGAGTAGCCGCAAACGCGGCCGCTAAAACGCTGTTTGGAGGCCAAGCGTTTCGAATTGGGCCAATTCGGTATAAAAACTCGGCCCATTAATATTCGTCCGCTTAATGATATTAGGCGGAATTAATCGGATTAGTTGCCGattaatttttaactttataaagcTTAGGCCCAATTTAAAAAAGGCCCAGACTTTAATCAAGATCGAATAAGTGAATCTTGTTGGGAGAACAAGCTTTTGTTTATAGTGTCTGTGTACGTTCATTACTTCCCCATTCACCGATGTGGGATCTTTTATATTTGTGTCTTTCAATTAATATTTGAGCGATTTTTTACTTCTCTATCATGTTTTAAACTTGATCAGTTTTGAATTAGTGCTGGGCTTTCGATGGGCTATATATTTATGTTGCAATTTCTTCTTTTGgtttaaaatgaaataacagaaatgattaaaaaatacTGATTACGTgaaaattttctattaaatttttttataataaatctgAGATAGATAATTGTGATAAatcaacaaaattttataaactttaattcaatatattaaaaagtctcaaataataatgtatttatgctatatatatttaattttaaatattaaattaaataaaataataataaaactaatcCCCGAGTACTCTCCGATTTATCTCCGATTTATTGTCAACTCGCTAGACCCGTACTTACCGCCCGACTCGCGTCTAGCGCGATTTCGAACATGGGTTTATATAGTAACTTAAAttcctaaaataaaaacatagaaaagtACTCGTACACGTCAGCGTATAGCAGGACGTACACGAGATATTCATTAATACGAATTACAACCCAACTTCTCGGGAGAGATGTGGAGATGGTGATAGTTACTAGCCGTACACGTGTTAAGATTGGTCGTCGTGATAGCTTGCGGTGGCATTATTGCCGTCCGatcatataaattaataattattttagagcCTAAAATTTGTTCGCAACGGCAAGAAGAATTAGGAAAACACAAGTCTTTTTTACGTGTACGCAAACGTGGATCCACGTGTTTTACTTGTTCTTTTTTCGACtacttgtttttattaattcgTTTTACCTTTAACTAATTTTTGttactagttttttttgttaaaattaaattacttcTTGGTTGTTTTCtccaaaaaagtttttttttaaagtagtaCTGTTTTTTCCGGAAAAGTAGTATTGTTTTGAAAAATTGTCTCttcatataaacatattactAGAGTTTGATCTCCGTGCAGATATTTATTtacggtatatatatatatataaatttcaaaaataaaactttttatgGTTCCACTTGTACAActttagtttattatttaaacaatattttattattgtatcgtattgtattttttattagatGTGACTAATTATAGATTAGATCAATGTcgacataaatttatattttattatatgatttaagtgcatctatactattatttgagaagtgaatttgtttacttgtcatcttctccataattttaggatagatcattaatttaattaatattattatttaaatttaaatttaaattttaatatatatttatcatgatatttaagatAACTAATAAACATTAACCTATTCaatcgatatatatatatacactattatttttgtaaataataaatatatttaatatatttattttatcatgatatttggaacatttaattaataaatagatattaacaatatatatcgataatatcataattatgtttatgtttatttttagtttatgatGTTAACAACTATTATTATAGtcatttttctgatttttattgGAAACATGATCCAAATAActattacaatattaaaattGAGATTAAAGGTAAAAAGTGAATGAAAATACgttgtaaaatataatttatctaattaaattaaatattatatatatattatattaaacaataatattcttaacttaaaataaattaatttgtatttgTACGTGACCAAAcatcaaaatctcaaataaaattatgctaatatgaaaattaacttaaaatatttaaaaacatatagaaaCTTGAAAAAATAGGATTGAAACATTAAATAACACTAAAAATTtgacaaataataaatattatcaaaGAGAATACAGAGATAGTATTTTGTAATcaattatttttgtgtttgtgttcaatgtttttaaaatctaagTTATAGAGAATATATAATGTTTGTTGGCTATTGTTATTTTGTTGATGTTTTATGGGTTGTGAttgtttataaacattttttcagtgtcattgaatttttttcagtccacaaataaaataaatatatataaaaaataagttattaatttcaaatccaattttttaattttatttctataatTTGTTTTGATCTAAGATCTATATTCCATACATAAAagtatgaaacaaaaaaaatataatttaatacattgattatcaatatgaatattgaagttttatattttataatattaattaaaaaattacttacttaaataattaattttgtataaaaaataaacattagaattaaaaattgttaggtatatatatatatatatatatatatatatatatatatacaagtatTACGTCTATTTTGAGTTAttacaagtatttttttttaacaaaatttgtgAAATCAAGAGACGGATCCCGTTCTTGCATGGACATGCTGTTATTTTAAAAGTAAcacaaaatctattttattaaaaaagaaatataaatataagttcACATTAAAATTTACTATTCAGTGCCAATGAAGTTTTAAATAActataagtttatataaaaagtttactttttaattgtacgtaaattttacataaatataaaatgacaaTTGTGCAATCGAAGAAACtgatttttttacatatttacatatactttacattcaattaaaaagtaaaaaaaatatgtttgtgCTTAGTGCATCGTGCTTAGTGCATCGTAATATTAGTTACATGTGCTTAGTGCATCTAATATGTTTGTATGAAAGACACATGTGCTTGTCATGTTTCAAACTAAAACAAAGGATAGCaacactaatttttattataaaaaaccaTGTAATCAAATGCAAAAACCAGTATATAAAATCCAAtatcagtaaataataaaataaaaaccacaCATAATAATAGCTCAAATCAAAATCCTATCCCGTTATGCTTAATCCATCCGTAACGTTCATCAACAGACATGCTAATGAATACGTCTTTCATTCCTAATTGATTGATCAGCTTAACGGCATCAAAACGTACATGTTCTTCCAAATCAGAAACTTCTTTGACTGCTTCCCAtagattatttttctttttctctgctTCTCTTTGCTCAGCTTCTTGTTTTTGTCTTGTCTCTCTTTCTTCTATCAAATTGGAGAGTTTCTGAGTGATGGTTGTCAAAGTATTCAGCTCGTCAGCTTCTTCTACACTTTCTTTTTGAGTGAACAG
Protein-coding regions in this window:
- the LOC106446580 gene encoding LOW QUALITY PROTEIN: calcium uniporter protein 2, mitochondrial (The sequence of the model RefSeq protein was modified relative to this genomic sequence to represent the inferred CDS: substituted 3 bases at 3 genomic stop codons) → RGDEEEQFLQRPPISFLSIPSQNKTIDTXPNMKKLRERERESWEALVSFANRFWGCXDNKSXNLDRQYHVCVLECANCVPKKVFWELSWDVMEPICFYVTSMYFMAGYAFFLRTSKEPSFEGFYQSRFEAKQRKLMSLDEFDVERYQELKKLFCPKASDRVSKILGTVGS
- the LOC125575510 gene encoding calcium uniporter protein 2, mitochondrial-like, with translation MAMRKLLSKRIFNISNQSWQSLTNCRTSSSSVSVRTRIAPEPGDSGISRRFFHNTAVIRPEIMQILLGESLIEKLREIDGSKDRIRLDGIAPPRLTVEDTKKVLRAAQMEMVKTKLRETGRSWMTYSEFVGVCCEASSDPEHGARIAKMLDDSANVIVLGGSVCLRPDQDNSKPEYHVGGSQF